In the genome of Aspergillus flavus chromosome 8, complete sequence, one region contains:
- a CDS encoding putative argininosuccinate lyase (argininosuccinate lyase) produces the protein MSISALDSRIFRNLFGTEEVREIFTDEAYAKFLVQTEAALARAESKVNAIPADVGDAITAVLGNIELDFDRLSRETETVGYPVLPLVMQLVENTPEDLAKYIHWGATTQDVMDNASMLQIKRGLDLVKRDLNKLIDILQVMAEKYRDTPMAGRTHLQHALPCTFGYKCAVYLSSILRHRDRLCQIERRCLLVQFGGAAGTLASLGSDRTGILVRAQLAKELELEDPMITWHVARDNIAEVLNFLALIGGTLGKIALDIIVMSSNELDEVAEPFVPHRGASSTMPQKRNPISSEIILATSKLLRANASLGLDAMVVDFERASGPWHLEWVAIPESFTYAVGALYQTTFALSGLCVKEESMEKNLHSTRGLIVGEAVMMGLAPFVGRQRAHDVVYEACKSAIEHDRVLLDVLKENTEVSEHFNEAKLTQLCDPLSYLGSGQLMVDDVLKRVAEGKAGLKAM, from the exons ATGTCTATCTCTGCTCTCGACTCTCGAATTTTCCGGAACCTCTTTGGCACAGAAGAGGTCCGTGAAATCTTCACAGATGAAGCGTATGCAAAGTTCCTTGTACAAACCGAAGCCGCTCTGGCTCGAGCAGAGTCCAAAGTCAATGCTATTCCAGCAGACGTCGGCGATGCGATCACCGCAGTTCTTGGTAATATCGAACTTGA ctttGACAGGCTGTCGCGAGAAACAGAAACTGTCGGATATCCTGTTCTACCTTTGGTGATGCAGTTGGTGGAGAACACTCCTGAAGACCTGGCGAAATATATCCATTGGGGTGCCACCACGCAAGATGTCATGGACAATGCAAGCATGCTTCAGATCAAAAGAGGCTTGGACTTGGTGAAACGGGACCTGAACAAACTCATTGATATTTTGCAAGTAATGGCTGAAAAATACCGTGATAC TCCAATGGCCGGCCGTACGCACTTGCAACATGCCCTACCTTGCACCTTTGGCTACAAGTGTGCCGTCTATCTCTCCAGTATCCTGAGACACCGAGACCGGCTTTGTCAAATCGAACGTCGATGCCTCTTAGTACAATTTGGTGGTGCAGCGGGTACTCTGGCTTCCCTAGGGAGTGACCGGACCGGGATTCTTGTGCGAGCACAGCTAGCCAAAGAACTTGAGCTGGAAGACCCGATGATCACATGGCATGTCGCTCGCGACAACATTGCAGAGGTTCTCAATTTTCTGGCGCTAATAGGCGGCACACTGGGCAAGATTGCTTTAGATATCATTGTCATGTCGTCCAATGAGCTAGACGAGGTGGCAGAGCCTTTCGTCCCTCATCGCGGCGCCTCCTCAACCATGCCACAGAAGCGGAATCCCATTTCCAGTGAGATCATTCTTGCAACTAGCAAGCTTCTTCGAGCCAATGCATCCTTGGGGTTAGATGCTATGGTTGTCGACTTTGAACGTGCGTCCGGGCCGTGGCATTTGGAGTGGGTGGCAATTCCGGAGTCCTTTACATACGCAGTTGGCGCATTGTATCAAACAACTTTTGCTTTATCAGGACTGTGTGTGAAAGAAGAATCCATGGAGAAAAACCTTCATTCCACAAGGGGGCTGATTGTCGGGGAGGCTGTGATGATGGGGTTGGCGCCGTTCGTTGGCCGACAACGAGCACACGACGTGGTCTATGAGGCCTGCAAATCAGCCATTGAGCACGATCGAGTCCTATTAGATGTGCTAAAGGAGAATACAGAGGTATCGGAGCATTTCAATGAAGCCAAGCTGACCCAGCTGTGTGATCCTTTGAGTTATCTCGGCTCTGGCCAGCTGATGGTTGATGACGTTTTGAAAAGAGTCGCCGAGGGGAAAGCGGGACT